In a genomic window of Hyphomonas sp.:
- a CDS encoding enoyl-CoA hydratase, protein MSYKTPLTEIDEEAGFAVVTLNRAESLNALCEEMMNELTHALDRFEADENIGCIILTGSKKAFSGGADIKEIQEKTYPESYYEDFISRNWERAARARKPVIAAVAGYAIGGGCELALMCDIILAADNARFGQPEVRLGVMPGAGGTQRLARVIGKSKTMELCLTGRMMDADEAERCGLVSRVVPADELLDAARDMARTIASMPLAAAMMTKEAVKIAYETPLSQGIQFERRLFQSLFSTDDQKEGMAAYVEKRSAHFKDK, encoded by the coding sequence ATGTCTTACAAAACGCCCCTCACCGAGATTGACGAAGAGGCCGGCTTTGCCGTCGTCACGCTCAATCGCGCCGAGAGCCTGAATGCCTTGTGCGAAGAGATGATGAACGAACTGACCCATGCGCTGGACCGGTTCGAGGCGGACGAGAATATCGGCTGCATCATCCTGACCGGCTCGAAGAAAGCCTTTTCCGGCGGGGCGGACATCAAGGAGATCCAGGAAAAGACCTATCCGGAATCCTATTATGAGGATTTCATCAGCCGCAACTGGGAACGGGCTGCGCGCGCCCGCAAACCGGTCATCGCTGCGGTGGCGGGCTATGCCATCGGGGGGGGCTGCGAACTGGCGCTGATGTGCGACATCATCCTGGCGGCCGACAATGCCCGGTTCGGGCAGCCTGAAGTGCGCCTCGGCGTGATGCCCGGGGCGGGCGGCACGCAGCGCCTTGCACGTGTCATCGGCAAGTCAAAGACAATGGAATTGTGCCTTACCGGCCGGATGATGGATGCCGACGAAGCCGAACGCTGCGGCCTGGTCAGCCGCGTGGTGCCTGCCGACGAATTGCTGGACGCCGCCCGGGACATGGCGCGCACCATCGCTTCCATGCCGCTGGCCGCGGCCATGATGACGAAGGAAGCGGTCAAGATCGCCTATGAAACGCCCCTTTCCCAGGGCATCCAGTTCGAACGCCGTCTCTTCCAGTCCCTCTTCTCGACCGATGACCAGAAAGAAGGCATGGCGGCCTATGTCGAAAAGCGTTCAGCGCACTTCAAAGACAAGTGA
- a CDS encoding PaaI family thioesterase, with product MSDDLTRNQTFETPEGYSILPWHRGFGRQIGPLFEKRDETGVYRAFRVEEYHTNGMMNAHGGMVMTFADMAWGAAVEKDEDTWWVTVRLLCDFLSGAPMGSFVEGKGEVVGRQDDVFTVEGRIWTGDKLLMRGTGIFKVIERRDGAQKPFVRPGDKA from the coding sequence ATGAGCGATGACCTGACCCGAAACCAGACTTTCGAAACGCCCGAGGGCTATTCCATCCTGCCATGGCATCGCGGCTTCGGCCGACAGATCGGGCCGCTGTTCGAAAAGCGGGACGAGACCGGCGTCTATCGCGCCTTCCGAGTGGAAGAATACCACACGAACGGCATGATGAATGCGCATGGTGGAATGGTCATGACCTTTGCGGACATGGCCTGGGGCGCCGCGGTGGAGAAGGATGAAGACACCTGGTGGGTCACGGTTCGCCTTCTGTGTGACTTTCTGTCCGGCGCGCCGATGGGCAGCTTTGTCGAGGGCAAGGGCGAAGTTGTGGGCCGTCAGGATGATGTCTTCACCGTGGAAGGCCGCATCTGGACCGGCGACAAGCTGCTGATGCGCGGCACCGGCATCTTCAAGGTGATCGAGCGCCGCGATGGTGCACAGAAACCCTTTGTCCGTCCGGGCGACAAGGCTTGA
- the rpsT gene encoding 30S ribosomal protein S20: protein MANTRSAKKMVRKIARRTEVNKARRSRVRTFVRKVEEAIEAGDKSAAQEALRNAQPELMRAVTKGVMHKNTSSRKVSRLSARVKAMG, encoded by the coding sequence ATGGCTAATACTCGTTCTGCCAAGAAAATGGTCCGCAAGATTGCGCGCCGCACTGAAGTGAACAAGGCCCGCCGCTCGCGCGTGCGCACCTTCGTTCGCAAGGTCGAGGAAGCAATCGAGGCTGGCGACAAGTCGGCAGCCCAGGAAGCCCTGCGCAATGCGCAGCCGGAACTGATGCGCGCCGTCACCAAGGGTGTGATGCACAAGAACACGTCATCCCGGAAAGTTTCCCGCCTGTCCGCCCGCGTCAAGGCAATGGGCTGA
- the recF gene encoding DNA replication/repair protein RecF yields MTALTRLTLTDFRNYASLSLPLDGRHVCLYGANGAGKTNLLEAVSQLGPGRGLRSATLQDMTRKDAPAGWAVSARLASDQRIGVGLETSPSTKRTVRIDGAPATASDLAELVRIVWLTPAMDGVFRGSTSDRRRFFDRQVMAHMPTHGAAAARYEKAMRERNALLERGHVDPAWADAIEARMAEAGAEMAINRAHVLEALQAAINARPEGYFPKADLALEGRSEAAAGAGDDFKSIFEALADTFRTTRRRDMAAGRTIDGPHRSDLSVIHRPTGAPAKDASTGQQKALLIGLILASAAALRAEGDGPSPLLLLDEAAAHLDADRRAALFDELTALGGQAWLTGTEAFLFEAFGDRAQTIRIEDGHAASDA; encoded by the coding sequence ATGACCGCGCTCACCCGCCTGACCTTGACCGATTTCCGCAATTATGCGTCGCTCAGCCTGCCCCTCGACGGGCGGCATGTCTGCCTCTACGGCGCGAACGGGGCGGGCAAGACCAATCTGCTCGAGGCCGTCAGCCAGTTGGGCCCGGGCCGGGGCCTGCGCTCTGCCACGCTGCAGGACATGACGCGCAAGGATGCGCCCGCCGGATGGGCCGTGTCTGCCCGCCTTGCATCCGACCAACGGATTGGCGTGGGTCTCGAGACCAGCCCGAGCACGAAACGGACGGTCCGCATAGATGGGGCACCGGCCACCGCGTCCGACCTCGCCGAACTTGTCCGCATTGTCTGGCTGACCCCCGCCATGGACGGCGTGTTCCGGGGCAGTACGTCTGACCGCCGGCGCTTCTTCGACCGGCAGGTGATGGCACACATGCCCACGCATGGTGCGGCGGCGGCGCGATACGAAAAGGCCATGCGCGAGCGCAATGCATTGCTGGAACGTGGCCATGTCGACCCGGCATGGGCTGACGCGATCGAGGCGCGCATGGCAGAGGCGGGCGCCGAGATGGCAATCAACCGTGCGCATGTGCTGGAAGCGCTGCAGGCAGCCATCAATGCACGGCCGGAAGGCTATTTTCCGAAAGCAGACCTCGCCCTGGAGGGCAGGTCCGAAGCGGCTGCAGGCGCAGGGGATGATTTCAAATCCATTTTCGAAGCGCTGGCAGACACGTTCCGCACGACCCGGCGCCGTGACATGGCCGCCGGCCGCACGATAGACGGGCCGCACCGCTCCGACCTGTCCGTGATTCACAGGCCAACCGGGGCCCCCGCAAAGGACGCCTCAACCGGCCAGCAGAAGGCGTTGCTGATCGGTCTGATCCTCGCATCTGCCGCCGCCTTGCGGGCAGAGGGAGACGGACCCTCTCCCCTGCTCCTGCTGGATGAGGCCGCAGCCCATCTGGATGCGGATCGCCGAGCAGCCCTGTTCGATGAACTGACCGCACTTGGCGGCCAGGCCTGGCTGACCGGAACGGAGGCCTTCCTGTTCGAAGCCTTTGGCGACCGGGCGCAGACCATCCGGATCGAGGATGGCCACGCCGCCAGCGATGCCTAG
- a CDS encoding thymidylate synthase, whose product MQQYLDLLQDILDNGHDRADRTGTGTRAVFGRQMRFDLADGFPMVTTKKLHLRSIIIELLWFLKGDTNIRYLKDNKVSIWDEWADENGDLGPVYGKQWRSWAAPDGRVIDQIQWVLDEIRTNPNSRRLIVSAWNPADVNDMALPPCHCLFQFNVMDGKLNCQLYQRSADVFLGVPFNIASYALLTMMMARATGLEPGEFVHTFGDAHLYLNHMEQAQLQLTRAPRALPRMILNPDKTDLFGWEYEDFTVEGYEPHAHIKAPVAV is encoded by the coding sequence ATGCAGCAATATCTCGATCTCCTGCAGGACATTCTGGACAATGGCCATGATCGCGCCGACCGCACCGGAACCGGCACGCGCGCCGTATTCGGACGCCAGATGCGCTTTGACCTGGCCGACGGCTTTCCGATGGTGACGACGAAGAAGCTGCATCTGCGGTCCATCATCATCGAACTGCTCTGGTTCCTGAAGGGCGACACCAACATCAGGTATCTGAAGGACAACAAGGTCTCGATCTGGGATGAATGGGCCGACGAGAATGGCGACCTTGGCCCGGTCTATGGCAAACAATGGCGCAGCTGGGCCGCGCCGGATGGCCGTGTGATCGACCAGATCCAGTGGGTATTGGACGAAATCCGCACCAATCCCAATTCCCGGCGCCTGATTGTGTCAGCCTGGAACCCGGCCGACGTGAATGACATGGCCCTGCCCCCCTGCCACTGCCTGTTCCAGTTCAACGTGATGGACGGCAAGCTGAACTGCCAGCTCTATCAGCGCTCAGCCGACGTCTTTCTGGGCGTACCGTTCAACATCGCGTCCTATGCGTTGCTGACAATGATGATGGCGCGGGCCACGGGGCTGGAGCCAGGCGAGTTTGTGCACACATTCGGCGACGCGCATCTATACCTGAACCATATGGAACAGGCACAGTTGCAGCTGACCCGTGCGCCGCGCGCATTGCCCCGGATGATCCTGAACCCGGACAAGACCGATTTGTTCGGATGGGAGTATGAGGATTTCACCGTCGAGGGCTACGAGCCCCACGCCCACATCAAGGCCCCGGTGGCCGTCTAG
- a CDS encoding carboxymuconolactone decarboxylase family protein has translation MADGKKDYDAITGAISAGISGLRGTGAKETINQFNAMAKAALAEGALDTKTKELIALAIGVAKQCDGCIGFHTKALKRLGATDEEVAETLGMTVYMGGGPNLMYAGDAWTAWEALKDA, from the coding sequence ATGGCAGACGGCAAAAAGGATTATGACGCGATTACCGGAGCGATCAGTGCCGGTATTTCCGGGCTGCGCGGCACGGGCGCCAAGGAGACGATCAATCAGTTCAACGCCATGGCCAAGGCGGCTCTGGCTGAAGGGGCATTGGACACCAAGACCAAGGAACTGATTGCTCTGGCCATCGGCGTCGCGAAACAATGCGATGGCTGCATCGGATTCCATACCAAGGCCCTGAAGCGCCTTGGCGCAACCGATGAGGAAGTCGCCGAAACGCTTGGCATGACGGTGTATATGGGCGGTGGCCCGAACCTGATGTATGCAGGTGACGCCTGGACGGCATGGGAAGCGCTGAAAGACGCCTAG
- a CDS encoding DnaA/Hda family protein: MDGNRLFDSKTGVDFNDNKNNKNAPGKEIWLSVKAHLATILNKADYDRWIDGLRLVAEFNGEMVIAARDPLDFDRVDGTHRHAIQRIWREHDPARRAVKLVCWRNAPADLVENVEDPWARDETPVVETTEAASTGVATGAPVMSFDTLVTGEANELAVQMARRIAGGLPVGTLTTLFYGLQGTGKTHILHALKAAAERRSDDCHVVYLTAEEFLSSYTDGVKVKDTSALKKRLRAATILMIDDLHRISGKPGTETELFQNIREVTANGGHVVLAGDKAPGDVTGFSPRMISELKGATTVEVGAPDAGMRQQIMRSLADHIQAGHPDFVVSDEMIAEFNAGIRGQAREMTGAIWNLYTEAAFGIRTPTLDMVRKIIRRTEGDVRQPSIELVKKAAMKVFDVTKADMESPSKARAVVYPRQIAMYLCRELTGKSFPQIGYSFGKRDHTTILYAHRKVTKALKSDTELATDIKAVSETILELQAAGMN, translated from the coding sequence ATGGACGGGAACAGACTCTTTGATTCAAAAACTGGCGTAGACTTCAACGACAACAAGAACAACAAGAACGCTCCGGGCAAAGAGATTTGGCTCTCCGTCAAGGCGCACCTCGCAACGATCCTGAACAAGGCGGACTATGACCGCTGGATCGACGGACTCCGGCTGGTGGCCGAGTTCAATGGCGAAATGGTGATTGCCGCGCGCGACCCGCTGGATTTCGACCGGGTGGACGGCACACACCGGCATGCGATCCAGCGCATCTGGCGCGAGCATGATCCGGCCCGGCGCGCCGTCAAGCTGGTTTGCTGGCGCAATGCTCCGGCCGACCTGGTGGAAAATGTCGAGGACCCCTGGGCCCGTGACGAGACACCTGTGGTCGAAACTACCGAAGCTGCCTCGACCGGCGTCGCCACCGGTGCCCCGGTGATGAGCTTCGACACGCTGGTCACCGGCGAGGCCAATGAACTGGCCGTGCAGATGGCCAGACGCATTGCGGGCGGATTGCCGGTCGGGACGCTGACAACCTTGTTCTACGGGCTTCAGGGCACCGGCAAGACGCATATTCTTCACGCGCTGAAAGCCGCCGCCGAGCGTCGCAGCGATGACTGCCATGTCGTCTACCTGACGGCAGAGGAATTCCTGTCATCCTATACCGACGGGGTGAAGGTGAAGGATACGAGCGCGCTGAAGAAGCGGCTGCGGGCCGCCACGATCCTGATGATCGATGACCTGCACCGCATCAGCGGCAAGCCGGGCACGGAAACCGAGCTGTTCCAGAACATCCGCGAAGTCACCGCAAATGGCGGGCATGTCGTGCTGGCCGGTGACAAGGCGCCCGGGGACGTGACCGGCTTCAGCCCCCGCATGATCAGTGAGCTGAAAGGGGCCACCACTGTCGAGGTCGGCGCTCCCGATGCCGGCATGCGCCAGCAGATCATGCGGAGCCTGGCCGACCATATCCAGGCTGGCCATCCGGACTTTGTGGTGAGCGACGAGATGATCGCCGAGTTCAATGCCGGCATTCGCGGACAGGCCCGCGAAATGACGGGCGCCATCTGGAACCTCTACACAGAGGCCGCCTTCGGCATCCGCACGCCCACGCTGGACATGGTCCGCAAGATCATCCGCCGGACCGAAGGCGATGTCCGCCAACCCTCGATCGAACTGGTCAAGAAGGCCGCCATGAAGGTCTTCGACGTGACCAAGGCCGACATGGAAAGCCCCAGCAAGGCGCGCGCCGTGGTGTATCCACGCCAGATCGCCATGTATCTGTGCCGCGAACTGACCGGGAAATCCTTCCCGCAGATCGGCTACAGCTTCGGCAAGCGCGATCACACGACAATCCTCTACGCCCACCGCAAGGTGACCAAGGCGCTGAAGTCGGACACGGAACTGGCGACCGACATCAAGGCCGTCAGCGAAACCATTCTGGAGCTCCAGGCTGCGGGCATGAATTAG
- the dnaN gene encoding DNA polymerase III subunit beta, producing MKLTIERGDLLNALSHVQNVVERRNTIPILSNVLLQAGNGELKLTATDLDIEAVDSADATVARDGAITAPAGTLFDVVRKLPAGSEVELEVQPEGQRLMITAGRSHFELPTLPASDFQTMSSDDTATKFSLGGKEFARLIDKTRFAISTEETRYYLNGVYLHGAKADDGNAVLRTVATDGHRLALAELPAPAGSENLEGIIVPRKAIAEARRLVDGVEDDVEIEVSDTKIVVRAGRAVLTSKLIDGSFPDYGRVIPKGNDKRLTIDNKAFEAAVDRVSTVSAERSRSVKMSLSDGKLVLAVNHAETGVGNEELEAEYGSDAMEIGFNAKYLLDIAGQIEAVEAEFMFSDPASPALVLDPSDDSARYVLMPLRV from the coding sequence ATGAAACTGACGATTGAACGCGGCGACCTGCTCAACGCGCTGTCCCATGTGCAGAATGTGGTCGAGCGCCGCAACACGATTCCGATCCTCTCCAACGTCCTGCTGCAGGCAGGCAATGGCGAGCTGAAGCTGACGGCAACCGATCTCGACATCGAGGCCGTCGACAGCGCCGACGCCACTGTTGCCCGAGACGGCGCGATCACTGCGCCGGCCGGAACGCTGTTCGACGTCGTCCGGAAACTGCCGGCCGGGTCCGAGGTGGAACTGGAAGTCCAGCCGGAAGGCCAGCGCCTCATGATCACGGCCGGGCGTTCGCACTTCGAGCTGCCCACCCTGCCCGCCTCCGACTTCCAGACCATGAGTTCGGACGACACGGCCACGAAATTCTCACTGGGCGGCAAGGAGTTCGCCCGCCTGATCGACAAGACCCGTTTCGCCATCTCCACCGAAGAGACCCGGTATTATCTCAATGGCGTGTACCTGCATGGCGCCAAGGCCGATGACGGCAATGCCGTGCTGCGCACCGTGGCCACGGATGGTCACCGCCTGGCCCTGGCGGAACTGCCCGCACCCGCCGGATCGGAAAACCTTGAAGGCATCATCGTGCCGCGCAAGGCGATTGCCGAAGCCCGCCGCCTGGTGGATGGCGTCGAGGACGATGTCGAGATCGAGGTGTCCGACACCAAGATCGTCGTGCGCGCCGGACGTGCCGTGCTGACCTCGAAACTGATCGATGGCTCGTTCCCGGACTATGGCCGCGTCATTCCGAAAGGCAATGACAAGCGCCTGACCATCGACAACAAGGCCTTCGAAGCTGCGGTCGACCGTGTGTCCACCGTGTCGGCAGAGCGCTCGCGGTCGGTGAAGATGTCCCTGTCGGATGGCAAACTGGTTCTGGCCGTGAACCATGCCGAAACCGGCGTCGGCAATGAAGAGCTGGAAGCCGAGTATGGGTCGGACGCAATGGAGATCGGCTTCAATGCGAAATACCTGCTCGACATTGCCGGCCAGATTGAAGCGGTCGAAGCGGAATTCATGTTCAGCGATCCGGCCTCGCCGGCCCTCGTGCTCGACCCGTCGGATGACAGCGCCCGCTATGTTCTGATGCCGCTGCGCGTCTAG
- a CDS encoding AarF/ABC1/UbiB kinase family protein, translating into MSDDSQTFRDPERNRLAGRIARTARVGANLSGAGLTFATQSLFGGDQGDEKIARALAAALGKSKGPLMKVAQMVSTIPDFLPPEYAAELSQLQAEAPAMGWPFVKRRMRAELGPGWQEKFAGFEKEAAHAASLGQVHRATLHDGRQVACKLQYPDMASAVESDVGQLKTMLGLFRRMDGSIDPSEMVDEITDRLREELDYAREAKHMALYAHMLSERDFVTVPDPVEDLSTDRLLTMSWVSGQRLDAFEDAPQEVRNRIAEMLFWTWWGPFNAHAVIHGDPHLGNYQVTGEGTGLNLLDFGCIRIFPPQFVSGVVDLYRAILADDFDAAYAAYEKWGFSGLSKELVEVLNIWARFIYGPLLDDRVRSVADGVSPGEYGRKEAFEVRRLLKEKGPVKIPREFVFMDRAAIGLGAAYLRLGAELNFYRLFNESLEGFDVAAVAKRQASAKAAVGLD; encoded by the coding sequence ATGAGTGATGACAGCCAAACATTTCGAGACCCGGAACGCAATCGCCTTGCCGGACGCATAGCCCGAACGGCCCGGGTTGGTGCAAATCTGTCCGGAGCGGGCCTGACATTTGCCACCCAGAGCCTGTTTGGCGGCGATCAGGGCGACGAGAAGATCGCACGTGCCCTGGCGGCGGCGCTTGGCAAGTCGAAAGGGCCCCTGATGAAAGTGGCCCAGATGGTTTCGACCATTCCGGATTTCCTGCCGCCGGAATACGCCGCCGAACTGAGCCAGCTGCAGGCCGAAGCGCCGGCCATGGGCTGGCCGTTCGTGAAGCGCCGCATGCGCGCCGAACTGGGGCCAGGCTGGCAGGAGAAGTTCGCAGGGTTTGAAAAGGAGGCCGCGCACGCCGCCTCCCTGGGGCAGGTTCATCGCGCCACGCTGCATGACGGGCGTCAGGTCGCCTGCAAGCTGCAATATCCGGACATGGCCAGCGCGGTGGAATCCGATGTCGGCCAGTTGAAGACCATGCTGGGCCTGTTCCGGCGGATGGATGGCTCGATCGACCCCAGCGAGATGGTGGACGAGATCACTGACCGGCTTCGCGAGGAACTCGACTATGCGCGCGAGGCAAAGCATATGGCGCTTTATGCCCATATGCTTTCGGAGCGGGATTTCGTGACGGTTCCCGATCCGGTGGAAGACCTGTCGACGGACCGGCTCCTGACCATGAGCTGGGTGTCGGGTCAGCGGCTCGACGCGTTCGAGGATGCACCACAGGAGGTGCGCAACCGGATCGCAGAAATGCTGTTCTGGACATGGTGGGGGCCGTTCAACGCCCATGCCGTCATTCATGGCGACCCGCATCTCGGCAATTATCAGGTGACGGGGGAGGGCACCGGCCTAAACCTGCTGGACTTCGGCTGCATCCGCATCTTCCCCCCGCAATTCGTCAGCGGCGTTGTGGACCTCTACCGCGCCATCCTGGCGGATGATTTCGACGCGGCCTATGCAGCCTACGAAAAATGGGGGTTCAGCGGCCTGTCGAAGGAGCTGGTGGAAGTGCTCAATATCTGGGCGCGCTTCATCTATGGCCCTCTGCTGGATGATCGCGTGCGGTCCGTCGCCGATGGCGTCAGTCCCGGCGAGTATGGCCGCAAGGAAGCCTTTGAGGTGCGCAGGCTGCTCAAGGAAAAGGGGCCGGTGAAGATCCCGCGGGAGTTCGTCTTCATGGACCGGGCCGCCATCGGACTCGGCGCGGCGTACCTGCGCCTGGGGGCGGAGCTCAATTTCTATCGCCTGTTCAATGAAAGCCTGGAAGGGTTCGATGTCGCGGCAGTTGCCAAACGCCAGGCGAGCGCCAAGGCGGCGGTTGGTCTCGACTGA
- a CDS encoding pilus assembly protein translates to MSIRAVIRNVQLLARDVRGNITMLTAFILASLVALVGLAVDLEFIFRQQARVQYAMDSAVLAGALSRQAGATDEEVIADIRTYMSPLIDSAGGGMNCTAVSVTFSEDSEDILGKMRCTQPTFISTLFGNDDMSFNVSSTSTFSVGKIDVAFVFDVSGSMNSNNRLSSLKTAAVTAFDELLPDDQVRDGSVRLGIVTYNNAVNAGAWFDDVTRGVTIPADTSNSNGISNYNSYNGARMYDQATGKRFMYYETGTCTESDPDDCNQHGDYDWDVARWFWEDSSARDTCVYERTGSQADSDAAPGSFAWIGAGNPRWNFYDRDRDKYRGENEIENGGANGSTGALDFYYATCRQTGPVPLTEDKAALTAHVNSMTANGGTAGHLGVAWGWYLVSPNWKDIWPETATPWEYDEVNVTKAVILMTDGDFNVTHPTASKNSFQQAKDLCDAMKSEPSNVQVYTVGFQVPDYVQKTSDGRTIMEYCATSPAFAFDASNGEELKEVYREIAKSISDLRIKS, encoded by the coding sequence GTGTCCATTCGCGCCGTCATTCGGAACGTGCAGCTGCTGGCCCGGGACGTCCGGGGCAATATCACCATGCTGACAGCCTTCATCCTGGCGTCCCTCGTCGCATTGGTGGGGCTGGCCGTTGATCTGGAATTCATCTTCCGCCAGCAGGCCCGGGTCCAGTATGCGATGGATTCGGCGGTACTGGCCGGGGCGTTGTCCCGCCAGGCGGGCGCAACCGACGAGGAAGTGATCGCGGACATCCGTACCTACATGTCGCCCCTGATCGACTCAGCCGGCGGCGGCATGAACTGTACGGCCGTCTCCGTCACCTTCTCCGAGGACAGCGAAGACATTCTTGGCAAGATGCGCTGCACCCAGCCGACTTTCATTTCCACCTTGTTCGGAAATGACGATATGAGCTTCAACGTGTCGTCCACATCGACCTTTTCGGTCGGCAAGATCGATGTGGCCTTCGTGTTCGATGTTTCGGGGTCGATGAACAGCAACAACCGGCTGTCATCCCTCAAGACGGCGGCGGTGACGGCCTTTGACGAATTGTTGCCCGACGATCAGGTGCGCGATGGAAGCGTCCGGCTGGGGATTGTCACCTACAACAATGCGGTCAATGCCGGGGCCTGGTTCGATGATGTGACGCGCGGCGTCACCATCCCGGCGGACACGTCGAACAGCAATGGCATCAGCAACTACAATTCCTACAATGGTGCCCGGATGTATGATCAGGCCACCGGCAAGCGATTCATGTATTACGAGACCGGGACCTGTACCGAATCCGATCCGGATGATTGCAACCAGCATGGCGACTATGACTGGGACGTGGCGCGCTGGTTCTGGGAAGACTCGTCGGCGCGCGACACATGCGTCTATGAGCGGACCGGATCTCAGGCAGACAGCGATGCCGCACCCGGAAGCTTCGCCTGGATCGGGGCCGGCAATCCGCGCTGGAATTTCTATGACAGAGACCGGGACAAGTATCGCGGCGAGAATGAAATCGAGAATGGCGGGGCGAACGGGTCCACCGGAGCGCTTGATTTCTACTATGCCACCTGCCGCCAGACCGGACCTGTTCCGCTGACCGAGGACAAGGCGGCCCTGACCGCCCATGTGAACAGCATGACGGCCAATGGCGGCACGGCGGGCCATCTGGGCGTGGCCTGGGGCTGGTATCTCGTTTCCCCGAACTGGAAGGACATCTGGCCGGAAACCGCCACGCCCTGGGAGTATGATGAGGTGAATGTCACGAAGGCCGTCATCCTGATGACGGACGGCGATTTCAATGTGACCCATCCCACCGCGAGCAAGAATTCGTTCCAGCAGGCCAAGGATCTGTGTGACGCGATGAAATCGGAGCCGTCGAATGTTCAGGTCTACACGGTAGGTTTCCAGGTGCCGGACTATGTCCAGAAGACATCGGATGGCCGGACCATCATGGAATATTGCGCGACCAGCCCGGCCTTTGCCTTCGACGCCTCCAATGGCGAAGAGCTGAAGGAAGTCTATCGCGAGATCGCCAAGTCGATTTCGGACCTGCGCATCAAGAGCTAG
- the hisS gene encoding histidine--tRNA ligase has protein sequence MSDKDTPPLTGKDLARKPRGFPDKRESLIHAQAGLVETITGVYRQWGFEALETGAFEYADALGKFLPDDDRPNAGVFAIQDDDEQWMALRYDLTAPLARFVAEAGQSLGKPFRRYAAGPVWRNEKPGPGRFREFWQCDADTIGAPGFHADAEMIAMGAEALRAVGMETGEFVIRVNTRRLLNGVLDGVGAAKAETRLAILRALDKLDRLGVDGVADLLGDGRMDESGDYTKGAGLGAAEVKRVLAFAQAGADTRAETLENLAKATGDTEEGKTGLAELAAIAKALEALGAPEGDVVIDPSVVRGLEYYTGPVYEAELLREVTGEDGKTYRIGSIGGGGRYDDLVARFTGETVPATGFSIGISRLAAAMHIMGETEKLDGPVVVLNFDKEDPSIALQIATELRRAGIRAEAYMGSSGMRPQMKYADRRSSPAAIMVGEDELAKGTVTIKDLEMGALKAKAIKSNEEYREARPGQFEVPRADMVEAIRKIVEAQK, from the coding sequence ATGAGCGACAAGGACACACCGCCCCTCACAGGCAAGGACCTCGCCCGCAAGCCGCGAGGCTTCCCGGACAAGCGTGAAAGCCTAATTCACGCGCAGGCCGGACTGGTCGAGACCATCACGGGCGTCTACCGCCAATGGGGGTTCGAGGCGCTGGAGACGGGCGCATTCGAATATGCCGATGCGCTCGGCAAATTCCTGCCGGATGATGATCGCCCGAATGCAGGCGTCTTCGCCATTCAGGATGATGACGAGCAATGGATGGCGCTGCGCTATGATCTGACGGCGCCGCTCGCGCGCTTCGTGGCGGAGGCGGGCCAGTCGCTGGGCAAACCGTTCCGCCGGTATGCTGCCGGGCCGGTCTGGCGCAACGAGAAGCCCGGACCGGGCCGCTTCCGCGAGTTCTGGCAATGCGATGCCGATACGATTGGCGCGCCGGGCTTTCACGCCGATGCAGAAATGATCGCGATGGGCGCCGAGGCGCTGCGCGCAGTCGGTATGGAGACGGGCGAGTTCGTGATCCGTGTGAACACGCGCCGCCTGTTGAACGGGGTGCTGGATGGCGTGGGTGCGGCGAAGGCCGAAACGCGCCTCGCGATCCTGCGGGCCCTCGACAAGCTGGACCGGTTGGGCGTTGACGGCGTCGCGGACCTGCTCGGCGATGGCCGCATGGATGAAAGCGGCGACTATACAAAAGGCGCAGGGCTCGGCGCGGCGGAAGTCAAGCGCGTGCTTGCCTTCGCGCAGGCGGGCGCGGACACACGGGCCGAAACGCTCGAGAATCTGGCCAAGGCCACCGGTGACACCGAAGAAGGCAAGACCGGACTTGCGGAACTCGCAGCCATCGCAAAGGCGCTGGAAGCGCTTGGTGCGCCTGAAGGGGACGTCGTGATCGACCCGTCGGTCGTGCGCGGCCTCGAATACTATACCGGCCCTGTTTATGAAGCCGAGCTGCTGCGCGAAGTGACCGGTGAGGATGGCAAGACCTATCGCATCGGCTCGATCGGCGGCGGCGGTCGCTATGATGACCTGGTCGCCCGCTTCACCGGAGAAACCGTGCCGGCGACCGGCTTCTCCATCGGCATCTCGCGGCTTGCTGCTGCGATGCACATCATGGGAGAGACCGAGAAGCTGGATGGCCCGGTCGTTGTCCTGAATTTCGACAAGGAAGACCCGTCAATCGCTTTGCAGATCGCAACCGAGCTGCGCCGCGCGGGCATTCGGGCCGAAGCCTATATGGGATCGTCCGGCATGCGGCCGCAGATGAAATATGCCGACCGCAGATCGTCTCCCGCCGCCATCATGGTGGGCGAAGATGAACTCGCCAAGGGCACGGTCACGATCAAGGATCTTGAGATGGGCGCTTTGAAGGCCAAGGCCATCAAGTCCAATGAAGAGTATCGCGAAGCGCGCCCCGGCCAGTTCGAGGTGCCGCGTGCAGACATGGTCGAGGCCATCCGCAAGATCGTCGAGGCCCAGAAATGA